A genome region from Cognatishimia activa includes the following:
- a CDS encoding type II and III secretion system protein family protein, whose protein sequence is MTYRNILKAALVGATLACTPLLSSFSAAETLRVMRNGTGSLLSVPMNRAVVVESDTPFAELSIANPTIADISTLSDRTIYVLGKAPGTTTLTLLDASGRLITNVDVRVAADISEFKERLRQILPNEKIDVRTANDGIVLSGTASSAQKLQRALDLAERYAPERVSNLMTVGGVQQVMLKVRFAEMQRSVSKSLSSSVAVGGNSVRGESGTWLAGDNALGQPLAITDGVAGGIAFEFGVGNVQLGILLEALEERGMVRTLAEPNLSALSGQQATFHAGGEYPIPVSQDNGTISVEFKPFGVSLQFVPRVVDGDLINLELNTEVSALDSTNGFTNGTITIQAISTRKASTTVEMRDGESFAIAGLLREDFQDATSQLPWLGDIPILGSLFRSASFQRNQSELVIIVTAHLVTPTIGEAIALPTDNVKPPSEQDLFLHGRVVGRSKKPKGAAAEVAKQDFGGSYGYVLD, encoded by the coding sequence ATGACATATAGAAATATCCTGAAAGCGGCGCTCGTCGGAGCGACGCTGGCGTGTACACCCCTTCTGAGCTCATTCAGTGCAGCAGAAACCCTGCGCGTGATGCGCAATGGAACGGGGTCCCTTCTAAGCGTTCCAATGAACCGCGCCGTGGTCGTAGAAAGCGACACCCCTTTTGCAGAACTTTCCATCGCCAATCCTACGATTGCCGATATCTCGACCCTGTCGGACCGCACGATCTATGTGCTGGGCAAGGCACCGGGCACGACAACCTTGACCCTGCTGGATGCCAGCGGTCGGTTGATCACCAATGTGGATGTGCGCGTGGCCGCGGACATCTCGGAATTCAAAGAACGTCTGCGTCAGATCCTTCCGAACGAGAAGATCGACGTGCGCACCGCGAATGATGGCATTGTGCTCTCTGGGACCGCTTCCAGCGCTCAGAAACTGCAGCGCGCACTTGATCTTGCAGAACGCTACGCGCCAGAGCGGGTCAGCAACCTAATGACGGTTGGCGGCGTTCAGCAGGTCATGCTGAAAGTCCGCTTTGCAGAGATGCAACGCTCTGTTTCTAAATCACTTTCTTCCTCGGTTGCAGTTGGCGGCAATTCGGTGCGCGGCGAAAGCGGCACCTGGCTCGCGGGCGACAACGCTCTTGGCCAACCTCTTGCCATCACAGATGGTGTGGCTGGCGGCATCGCCTTTGAATTTGGCGTGGGCAATGTTCAACTTGGCATCCTGCTTGAGGCACTCGAAGAACGTGGCATGGTCCGTACTCTGGCCGAGCCAAACCTCAGTGCGCTCTCGGGTCAGCAAGCGACATTCCATGCCGGTGGCGAATATCCGATCCCGGTGTCGCAAGACAACGGTACGATTTCGGTCGAATTCAAACCCTTCGGTGTGAGCCTTCAGTTCGTACCGCGTGTTGTCGATGGCGATCTGATCAATCTGGAACTGAATACCGAAGTGTCCGCACTTGATTCCACAAATGGTTTCACCAACGGTACGATCACTATTCAGGCAATCAGCACACGCAAGGCCTCAACCACTGTGGAAATGCGCGACGGTGAGAGCTTTGCCATCGCAGGCCTTCTGCGCGAGGATTTCCAGGACGCAACCAGCCAGTTGCCATGGCTGGGCGACATTCCGATCCTGGGGTCTCTGTTCCGCAGCGCATCCTTCCAGCGCAACCAGTCCGAGCTCGTGATCATCGTCACCGCGCATCTGGTGACGCCAACCATTGGTGAAGCCATCGCATTGCCAACGGATAACGTTAAACCCCCGTCAGAGCAGGATCTTTTCCTACATGGCCGTGTTGTTGGGCGCAGCAAAAAGCCGAAAGGCGCTGCTGCCGAGGTCGCCAAGCAAGACTTTGGCGGATCTTATGGCTACGTGCTGGACTAA
- a CDS encoding OmpA family protein codes for MKHLIALPALALIAACSTPQDTYRNWFGEVGAELDRTGHFGAATAHNTAIHNGDKAYAIDLGNRFASEVDSTVTFAFNSAVLDAEARATLRQQADWIKQFPEVRFNVYGHTDAVGSESYNKRLGKRRANAVVNYFASQGISRDRLEALVSFGETQPVIATPDRERKNRRTVTEVSGFVAGHPNVLDGKYAAIIYREYVASAVPLPTGAVPSTNK; via the coding sequence ATGAAACATCTGATCGCCCTTCCCGCTTTGGCTTTGATCGCAGCTTGCTCGACACCGCAGGACACCTATAGAAACTGGTTCGGAGAGGTCGGTGCAGAACTGGACCGGACCGGGCATTTCGGAGCCGCGACGGCGCATAACACAGCCATCCACAATGGAGACAAGGCCTACGCGATCGATCTGGGCAACCGTTTTGCATCCGAAGTCGATAGCACCGTGACCTTCGCCTTCAATTCGGCGGTTCTCGATGCAGAGGCGCGTGCAACGCTGCGCCAACAGGCGGATTGGATCAAACAATTCCCAGAAGTGCGCTTTAACGTCTATGGCCACACCGATGCGGTTGGCTCGGAAAGCTACAACAAACGTCTCGGCAAACGCCGCGCCAATGCGGTGGTGAACTATTTTGCCAGCCAGGGCATTTCGCGCGACCGCCTGGAGGCTCTGGTCTCCTTTGGTGAAACCCAACCGGTCATCGCGACCCCTGACCGCGAACGCAAGAATCGCCGTACGGTCACCGAAGTTTCGGGCTTTGTCGCTGGCCATCCGAATGTGCTGGACGGGAAATACGCGGCCATTATCTATCGCGAGTATGTCGCAAGCGCGGTGCCTCTGCCGACAGGTGCTGTACCGTCCACCAATAAGTAA
- a CDS encoding AAA family ATPase has product MKSGLKVESDPRPILACTVCRDVQNFDLLIVDMEEVMGDQWGDLGFSDALTFFDQAEAQHLEFIALAIDDLDEDEPDLLKRVVIEAKKRGIRTLLIAEDVTPALLHQLLRMGADEFIPYPPPSGELMEIVETLRHAEEEAEVAPAQPEEQAPTLTAVPDPEPAAEQGQSVNLKKDAPEAHGVLIATHGLAGGVGASTLATNLAWEMATVSKKDSPSVCLIDFDLQFGSVSTYLDLPRRDAVLELLTDTESMDSESFGQALQKYEDALNVLTSPTDMVPLDLITNDDVQRVLDMACRHFDFVVVDMPTTIVQWTEVVLQAAHVYFALTDIDMRSAQNTMRMKRALQAEDMPFEKLRYVLNRAPKFTDLAGKSRVKRMSESLGISIEIQLPDGGKAIPASGDHGQPLALSASKNPLRREIAKLAKSLVELEEKSARVG; this is encoded by the coding sequence ATGAAGAGTGGTTTGAAAGTTGAATCTGATCCGCGCCCGATCCTGGCCTGTACGGTCTGTCGGGATGTGCAGAATTTTGACTTGCTCATCGTAGATATGGAAGAAGTCATGGGCGACCAATGGGGCGACCTGGGCTTTTCTGATGCGCTGACATTCTTTGACCAGGCCGAAGCCCAACATCTCGAATTTATCGCCCTCGCCATCGACGATCTTGACGAAGACGAGCCGGATCTGCTGAAACGCGTGGTCATTGAGGCCAAGAAACGCGGCATTCGCACGCTGTTGATCGCCGAAGACGTCACCCCCGCCCTGCTCCACCAGCTTTTGCGCATGGGTGCAGACGAATTCATCCCCTATCCCCCGCCCTCTGGAGAGCTGATGGAGATCGTAGAGACTCTCCGTCATGCGGAAGAGGAAGCCGAAGTGGCACCCGCGCAGCCAGAAGAGCAAGCGCCAACACTCACGGCAGTGCCTGATCCGGAACCCGCAGCGGAACAAGGCCAATCAGTCAACCTGAAAAAAGACGCGCCCGAAGCGCATGGTGTCCTGATCGCCACCCACGGTCTTGCCGGTGGCGTTGGGGCGTCGACTCTCGCCACGAACCTGGCATGGGAAATGGCCACCGTTTCCAAGAAAGACAGCCCTTCTGTCTGCCTCATTGATTTCGACCTGCAATTCGGCTCGGTCTCGACCTACCTCGACCTGCCTCGCCGTGACGCGGTGCTGGAACTGTTGACGGACACCGAAAGCATGGACAGCGAGAGCTTCGGTCAAGCCTTGCAAAAATACGAGGACGCTCTGAACGTTCTGACCTCGCCGACCGATATGGTGCCGCTGGATCTGATCACCAATGACGATGTGCAGCGCGTATTGGACATGGCCTGCCGCCACTTTGATTTCGTCGTGGTCGATATGCCAACCACCATCGTGCAATGGACCGAAGTGGTTCTGCAGGCCGCCCATGTTTATTTCGCACTGACGGATATCGATATGCGCTCGGCCCAAAACACCATGCGCATGAAACGGGCGCTTCAGGCCGAGGACATGCCTTTTGAAAAACTGCGTTATGTCCTGAACCGCGCCCCGAAATTCACCGATCTTGCCGGCAAATCCCGCGTCAAGCGCATGTCGGAAAGCCTCGGCATCTCGATCGAAATTCAGCTGCCGGACGGCGGCAAAGCTATTCCGGCGTCCGGAGACCACGGACAGCCACTGGCGCTTTCAGCGTCCAAAAACCCGCTTCGTCGGGAAATCGCAAAACTTGCAAAGAGCCTTGTGGAGCTCGAAGAAAAATCAGCGCGAGTTGGGTAG
- a CDS encoding CpaF family protein: MFSRYKKDTKAQPVNATPKAAATAPKAAEAAPVDATLRKPMPMARAQAQASDKDRKRKERLQEIKLDLHRELLDNLNLAALEKASENELRTEIGAISTEVLEDKAIVLNRQERNQLFQELYNEVTGLGPLETLLQDESVNDILVNGPQQIFVERSGKLELTDITFKDEKHLLRIIDKIVSAVGRRVDESNPYVDARLADGSRFNAMVPPIAVDGSLVSIRKFKKDKLGIDDLVGFGAFSEEMAAYLQAAVATRLNVIVSGGTGSGKTTTLNALSSFIDNAERILTIEDTAELQLQQTHVGRMESRPPNVEGKGEVSPRDCLKNALRMRPDRIIVGETRGEEVIDMLQAMNTGHDGSMTTIHANSARDGVSRLENMIAMAGIEMPIKAVRSQISSAVNLIVQASRLQDGTRRMTSITEITGMEGDVISMQEVFKFQRTGLTPENKIIGHFTATGVRSHFSERFRMWGYDLPAHIYEPVTG; this comes from the coding sequence ATGTTCAGCCGCTATAAGAAAGATACCAAGGCCCAGCCAGTCAATGCGACCCCCAAGGCCGCAGCCACTGCGCCAAAGGCAGCCGAGGCAGCGCCAGTTGACGCAACCCTGCGCAAGCCAATGCCGATGGCCCGCGCGCAGGCTCAGGCGTCTGACAAGGACCGCAAGCGCAAGGAACGACTGCAGGAAATCAAACTCGATCTGCACCGAGAGCTTCTGGACAACCTGAACCTTGCTGCTTTGGAAAAAGCATCGGAAAACGAGCTGCGCACCGAAATCGGCGCGATCTCGACCGAAGTGCTTGAAGATAAAGCGATTGTTCTCAATCGTCAGGAACGCAACCAGCTGTTCCAGGAACTTTACAACGAAGTCACCGGCCTCGGACCACTGGAAACGCTTCTGCAAGACGAAAGCGTCAACGACATTCTGGTGAATGGCCCACAACAGATCTTTGTGGAACGCTCCGGTAAGCTCGAGCTGACCGACATCACGTTTAAGGACGAAAAGCACCTGTTGCGGATCATCGACAAGATCGTCTCTGCCGTGGGTCGCCGTGTGGATGAATCCAACCCCTATGTGGACGCCCGTCTGGCGGATGGGTCGCGTTTCAACGCCATGGTGCCGCCGATTGCAGTGGATGGCTCGCTGGTCTCCATTCGTAAGTTCAAGAAAGACAAGCTTGGCATCGACGATCTCGTCGGCTTTGGCGCCTTTTCCGAGGAGATGGCCGCCTATCTGCAAGCCGCCGTTGCGACTCGTCTGAATGTGATCGTGTCTGGTGGTACCGGCTCTGGTAAGACCACCACGCTCAACGCACTGAGTTCCTTTATCGACAACGCCGAGCGGATCCTCACCATCGAGGACACCGCCGAACTTCAGCTGCAACAGACACACGTAGGTCGCATGGAAAGCCGCCCGCCGAATGTGGAAGGCAAGGGCGAAGTCTCCCCGCGCGACTGTCTGAAAAACGCCCTGCGGATGCGTCCAGACCGGATTATCGTCGGCGAGACCCGCGGCGAAGAAGTTATCGACATGCTGCAGGCTATGAACACAGGCCACGATGGATCCATGACCACAATCCACGCGAACTCTGCGCGCGATGGTGTGAGCCGTCTGGAAAACATGATCGCGATGGCCGGTATCGAGATGCCGATCAAGGCAGTCCGCTCTCAGATCTCTTCGGCGGTGAACCTGATCGTTCAGGCCAGCCGCTTGCAGGACGGCACACGCCGCATGACTTCGATCACAGAGATCACCGGCATGGAAGGTGATGTTATCTCGATGCAAGAAGTCTTTAAGTTTCAACGCACTGGCCTGACTCCAGAAAACAAAATCATCGGCCACTTCACGGCCACCGGCGTGCGCAGCCACTTCTCAGAGCGCTTCCGCATGTGGGGCTATGACCTGCCCGCCCATATCTATGAACCGGTTACGGGGTAA
- a CDS encoding type II secretion system F family protein, translating into MPISPELLIYGLIFVGVVVLVEGAYLTVFGKSISLNNRVSRRLDMMEKGQKRQDVLEQLRKEMAAHAKTGGIPLYSLLASKAQRAAIAFSPQQLMMIMGVLAGMAFMAMTIATNTGPMVNAVIAAAVGVGGVYTWVSMKANKRMALIEEQLPDAIELMVRSLKVGHPFSSAIQIVAKELPDPLATEFGMIADESAYGRDVAEALKEMAERLDMQDMRFLAVAVAIQQQSGGNLAEILAGLSRVIRARFRLFRRVKAITAEAQWSGKFLSGFPVAALIFINVSDPNYYDGVRDHPLFIMGCIAVGMFLAANLFVMRILTNIKV; encoded by the coding sequence ATGCCAATTAGCCCCGAACTCTTAATCTATGGTTTGATTTTTGTCGGTGTCGTCGTTCTGGTCGAAGGCGCCTATCTGACCGTATTCGGCAAGTCCATCAGCCTGAACAACCGCGTCAGCCGCCGCCTGGACATGATGGAAAAGGGCCAGAAACGCCAAGACGTTCTGGAACAGCTCCGCAAGGAAATGGCAGCCCACGCAAAGACCGGAGGCATTCCGCTCTATTCCCTGCTGGCCTCTAAGGCTCAGCGCGCGGCGATCGCATTTTCGCCGCAACAGCTGATGATGATTATGGGCGTTCTCGCCGGCATGGCCTTTATGGCCATGACCATCGCGACCAACACAGGGCCGATGGTCAACGCAGTGATTGCCGCCGCCGTTGGCGTGGGAGGCGTCTACACTTGGGTCAGCATGAAAGCCAACAAACGTATGGCTTTGATCGAAGAGCAACTGCCCGACGCGATTGAACTGATGGTGCGCAGCCTGAAAGTTGGTCACCCGTTTTCTTCTGCCATTCAAATCGTTGCCAAGGAACTACCAGATCCGCTGGCCACAGAGTTTGGCATGATTGCTGACGAAAGCGCCTATGGCCGCGATGTGGCCGAGGCCCTGAAGGAAATGGCCGAACGTCTGGATATGCAAGACATGCGCTTTCTGGCCGTTGCCGTGGCGATCCAACAGCAATCCGGTGGCAACCTCGCCGAGATCCTCGCAGGTCTGTCCCGCGTGATCCGCGCCCGCTTCCGCCTGTTCCGCCGTGTGAAAGCCATCACCGCCGAGGCGCAATGGTCGGGCAAGTTCCTGTCAGGCTTCCCTGTCGCCGCTTTGATTTTCATCAACGTCAGCGACCCGAACTATTATGACGGCGTGCGCGATCATCCACTGTTCATCATGGGTTGTATCGCCGTGGGCATGTTCCTGGCCGCGAACCTCTTCGTGATGCGCATTCTCACGAACATCAAAGTGTAG
- a CDS encoding type II secretion system F family protein, translating to MPIFDTLTTILTGALGPFGPIIAVGVLGLGIIAVAIVLMLKERDDPMTKLANAGREGAVVKKPETKKEKLRRASPNEKLAKYKAFLEPKDQEELSSVRLKLIQAGYQSQDAVRAFYLAQLALGIIGLILGVAYFVTALDTETATTQQTIMYVLGPGAAGYFLPKYWITRRVEARKEEITYGFPDSLDMMLVCVEAGQSMDQAIIRVAAELRASYPSLADEYEIVAHEMKAGKDKSQVLTDMGERCGVPDVSSFVTVMNQSQSFGTPISEALRVYSGEMRDKRVMRAEEAANKLPTKMTLATMMLTVPPLLIILVAPSIANIMNFGG from the coding sequence ATGCCGATTTTTGACACTTTGACCACGATCCTCACCGGTGCTCTCGGCCCCTTTGGCCCGATCATCGCAGTCGGTGTGCTTGGCCTTGGCATCATCGCGGTTGCCATTGTCTTGATGCTCAAAGAGCGCGACGACCCGATGACCAAACTGGCCAACGCCGGTCGCGAAGGCGCGGTGGTGAAGAAACCTGAGACAAAGAAAGAAAAGCTGCGTCGCGCGTCTCCGAACGAGAAACTTGCGAAGTACAAAGCCTTTCTGGAGCCCAAAGACCAAGAAGAACTCTCTTCTGTACGCCTGAAACTTATTCAGGCCGGGTATCAGTCGCAGGACGCAGTGCGCGCCTTCTACCTTGCGCAATTGGCGCTTGGCATCATCGGTTTGATTTTGGGCGTGGCCTATTTCGTGACCGCTCTGGACACTGAAACCGCCACCACGCAACAGACAATCATGTACGTGCTTGGCCCTGGTGCCGCGGGATATTTCCTGCCGAAATACTGGATCACCCGCCGCGTAGAAGCCCGCAAAGAAGAGATCACCTATGGCTTTCCTGACAGTCTGGACATGATGCTTGTCTGCGTCGAAGCGGGCCAATCTATGGACCAGGCCATCATCCGCGTCGCCGCTGAACTGCGTGCCTCATACCCGTCTTTGGCCGACGAATATGAAATCGTTGCCCATGAGATGAAAGCCGGTAAGGACAAATCTCAGGTGCTGACAGATATGGGTGAGCGCTGCGGCGTGCCTGATGTCTCAAGCTTTGTGACCGTGATGAACCAATCCCAATCCTTCGGTACGCCAATTTCCGAAGCCCTGCGGGTGTACTCGGGCGAGATGCGTGACAAACGTGTGATGCGCGCCGAAGAAGCCGCAAACAAGTTGCCAACCAAGATGACCCTTGCCACAATGATGCTGACGGTGCCGCCGCTCTTGATCATTCTGGTCGCGCCGTCGATCGCGAATATTATGAACTTCGGCGGGTAA
- a CDS encoding tetratricopeptide repeat protein — translation MTRHLGTGSLAPLFFILTLAACDTGGLGASKDSPFAPDIDTRAEAVDPLLVGHRLMEAREYELALKSYTRAAGQQGFTAEVLASLATANIGLGRLGQAETQLRQAIEADETRPEIWNNLGVVLMERGETAEAAQIFRKAYAMDNGQSDSVRDNLRLALAKLENSAYDGEQLDQEFKLVRLGNGGYLLTGAP, via the coding sequence ATGACACGGCATTTGGGGACAGGTTCTCTGGCCCCTCTCTTTTTCATCCTGACTTTGGCCGCCTGCGACACTGGCGGCCTTGGCGCATCCAAGGACAGCCCTTTTGCGCCTGATATCGACACGCGCGCCGAGGCCGTGGATCCTTTGCTCGTCGGCCATCGCCTGATGGAAGCCCGCGAGTATGAGCTCGCCCTGAAATCCTATACCCGCGCGGCAGGGCAGCAGGGATTTACCGCCGAGGTGCTTGCGTCTCTGGCCACCGCCAACATTGGCCTTGGTCGATTGGGCCAAGCAGAAACGCAACTGCGCCAAGCGATTGAAGCCGATGAAACCCGCCCGGAAATCTGGAACAATCTTGGCGTCGTCCTCATGGAACGCGGCGAAACCGCCGAAGCGGCGCAGATTTTCCGCAAGGCCTATGCGATGGACAATGGCCAAAGTGACTCAGTTCGGGACAATTTACGCTTAGCGCTCGCAAAATTGGAAAATTCGGCATATGATGGCGAACAATTAGATCAAGAGTTCAAACTGGTGCGTTTGGGCAATGGGGGCTACCTGCTGACCGGCGCGCCATAA
- a CDS encoding tetratricopeptide repeat protein gives MRQLTLIGLGLSATLALAGCQKATEAEVERAVEAINAVDEANMNDIMLTMADPAESVAYFSKKAAEDPKRVDFQRGWAISLVRAKRSEEAVAAWKRVVKLPESTLDDQVDLADALIRAGRWDEADKVLDSVPPTHESFKRYRLEAIVADSNQEWDKADSFYEIAVGLTTRPAGVLNNWGYSKLSRGDFTAAERLFMDSLRNDDSLFTAKNNLVLARGAQRNYTLPVIPLEQTEKAQLLHTLALSAIKQGDVQTGKALLREAIDTHPQHFEAAVRSLRALEST, from the coding sequence ATGCGCCAATTGACCCTTATCGGCCTTGGGCTAAGTGCGACTCTCGCTTTGGCGGGATGTCAAAAGGCGACCGAAGCCGAAGTGGAACGCGCGGTTGAAGCGATCAACGCCGTCGACGAAGCCAATATGAACGACATCATGCTGACCATGGCCGATCCGGCAGAGTCAGTGGCCTATTTCTCGAAGAAAGCCGCCGAAGATCCCAAACGCGTTGATTTCCAACGCGGCTGGGCGATCTCTCTGGTCCGCGCCAAGCGCAGCGAAGAGGCCGTGGCCGCGTGGAAGCGCGTGGTGAAACTGCCAGAGTCCACTCTGGACGATCAGGTCGATCTGGCCGATGCGCTGATCCGTGCCGGGCGTTGGGACGAGGCCGACAAAGTACTGGACAGCGTACCTCCGACGCATGAGAGCTTTAAGCGCTATCGCCTTGAAGCCATCGTTGCTGACAGCAATCAGGAATGGGACAAGGCGGATAGCTTCTATGAGATCGCCGTGGGCCTGACGACCCGTCCTGCGGGTGTTCTGAACAACTGGGGCTATTCCAAACTCAGCCGTGGCGATTTCACCGCCGCCGAACGCCTGTTCATGGATTCTCTACGCAATGATGACAGCCTGTTCACTGCCAAGAACAACCTCGTTCTGGCGCGCGGCGCACAGCGCAACTACACCCTGCCAGTGATCCCATTGGAACAGACTGAAAAAGCGCAGCTTTTGCACACGCTGGCTCTGTCGGCGATCAAACAGGGCGATGTGCAAACCGGCAAAGCGCTGCTGCGCGAAGCCATCGACACGCATCCGCAGCACTTTGAAGCCGCGGTCCGGTCCCTGCGCGCTCTGGAAAGCACCTGA
- a CDS encoding prepilin peptidase, giving the protein MELTPWAASWFLPFVTPICIYVAYMDMKSMRIPNPSVVALFAVFAIVGLVALPFDVYLWRYVHLVVALLIGMGLNAGGLVGAGDAKFVAAAAPFVALADLSQIALIFATALLAAWLAHRVAKHTAIRRMFPDWDSWTMKKDFPMGLALGPTLVVYLATPFL; this is encoded by the coding sequence ATGGAGCTCACACCTTGGGCGGCCAGCTGGTTTCTGCCCTTTGTCACTCCGATCTGCATCTATGTCGCCTATATGGACATGAAGTCCATGCGCATTCCGAACCCATCTGTGGTGGCCCTCTTCGCTGTGTTTGCGATCGTGGGTCTAGTGGCGCTTCCCTTTGATGTTTACCTTTGGCGCTATGTTCACCTCGTGGTCGCGCTGCTCATCGGTATGGGCCTGAATGCAGGTGGCCTCGTCGGGGCCGGAGACGCCAAATTTGTCGCCGCAGCCGCGCCTTTCGTGGCGCTCGCGGATCTCTCCCAGATCGCCCTGATCTTTGCCACAGCCCTTCTGGCGGCATGGCTCGCACATCGGGTCGCCAAGCACACTGCCATTCGTCGGATGTTCCCGGACTGGGACAGTTGGACCATGAAAAAAGACTTCCCTATGGGTTTGGCTCTGGGGCCTACTTTGGTGGTCTATCTGGCGACACCATTCCTTTAA
- a CDS encoding ATPase, translating to MNIQLNDTTVTPPPAPKRMEDMQLPIVMMRDILIKTMFRKNVTLVSEVAEAICLPVAVTQELIDLARGQKFLEATGTLNANNANEMGYQLTDEGRARAQDALAQSEYYGAMPVPLDIYAEQVKRQSIRNIQVTRTQLTDAMGHLVLPDNLLDHLGPAVSAGRSILMYGPPGNGKSSISNGIRDSLGDKIFVPRAVEYAGQVITVYDPIVHSKAESEGEGEDRFALRLRREFDTRYVRCERPTVVTGGELTLDMLDLVYNPVARTYQAPLQLKAAGGVFIVDDLGRQQEPPQALINRWIVPLEEGRDILALQSGEKFETPFDTLVIFSTNFHPNEIFDQAALRRIFFKIKVDGPSQEDFLKIFGLVARAKGLQLDEQALVHLMKVRYPEINNVYANYQPGFLIDQMISICDFEAMPRQMSPDLIDRAWANMFVKDEEITK from the coding sequence ATGAATATCCAACTCAACGACACGACAGTGACGCCCCCTCCGGCACCCAAACGCATGGAGGACATGCAACTGCCTATCGTTATGATGCGCGATATTCTGATCAAAACCATGTTCCGCAAGAACGTGACGCTGGTCAGCGAAGTGGCCGAGGCGATTTGCCTTCCCGTCGCCGTCACACAAGAACTGATCGATCTGGCGCGTGGTCAAAAATTCCTCGAAGCCACCGGTACACTGAACGCCAACAACGCCAACGAAATGGGCTACCAGCTCACCGACGAAGGCCGCGCCCGTGCGCAGGATGCCTTGGCGCAGTCAGAATACTACGGCGCGATGCCCGTACCGCTGGACATTTATGCCGAGCAGGTGAAACGCCAGTCCATCCGCAACATTCAGGTCACGCGCACGCAATTGACTGACGCCATGGGGCATCTGGTTCTGCCAGATAATCTGCTGGATCACCTCGGCCCTGCGGTCTCTGCCGGTCGCTCGATCCTGATGTATGGCCCTCCGGGGAACGGTAAATCCTCGATCTCTAACGGGATCCGCGACTCTTTGGGCGACAAGATCTTTGTGCCACGCGCTGTGGAATACGCAGGCCAAGTCATCACCGTTTATGACCCTATCGTGCACTCCAAAGCCGAAAGCGAAGGAGAAGGCGAAGACCGGTTCGCCCTGCGATTGCGTCGCGAGTTTGACACGCGCTATGTGCGCTGTGAGCGTCCGACGGTTGTAACCGGAGGCGAGCTGACACTGGACATGCTGGATCTGGTCTATAACCCCGTGGCCCGCACCTATCAGGCGCCGCTGCAACTCAAGGCCGCAGGCGGTGTCTTCATCGTCGACGACCTGGGCCGTCAGCAAGAGCCACCACAAGCGCTGATCAACCGCTGGATTGTCCCACTTGAAGAAGGCCGCGACATCCTCGCGCTGCAATCTGGTGAGAAATTCGAGACACCCTTTGACACGCTGGTGATCTTCTCGACAAACTTCCACCCCAACGAGATCTTTGACCAAGCCGCTCTGCGCCGAATCTTTTTCAAGATCAAAGTCGATGGGCCAAGCCAGGAAGACTTCCTCAAGATCTTTGGCCTCGTGGCACGTGCGAAAGGCCTGCAGCTTGATGAACAGGCGCTCGTCCATCTGATGAAAGTCCGCTACCCCGAGATCAACAACGTCTATGCGAACTATCAACCGGGTTTCCTGATCGATCAGATGATCTCGATCTGCGACTTCGAGGCGATGCCGCGTCAGATGTCGCCCGACCTCATCGACCGCGCCTGGGCGAATATGTTTGTGAAAGACGAGGAAATCACAAAGTAG
- a CDS encoding CDP-alcohol phosphatidyltransferase family protein: MTPRIKALSVHLLTASGAVFAMLAMLAAVDAKWSLMFLWLVVAFAVDGIDGPLARKYDVKKNAAEFDGVLLDLIIDYLTYVFIPAFALFKSGLMAGWTGWFAIIVITFASALYFADTRMKTKDNSFSGFPGCWNMLVIVIFAIEPNFWVSLALVSLLALAMFLPLRFIHPVRTERWRVVSLPMALAWTVFAGWAAWVDFHPESWAHWGLIVTSVYLTLVGIVQQIIPERG; this comes from the coding sequence ATGACACCCCGCATCAAAGCCCTCTCCGTCCATTTGCTCACCGCGTCAGGTGCTGTTTTCGCAATGCTTGCGATGCTGGCCGCTGTAGACGCGAAATGGAGCCTTATGTTCCTTTGGCTCGTGGTGGCCTTTGCGGTGGACGGGATCGACGGGCCTTTGGCGCGGAAATATGACGTCAAAAAGAATGCTGCCGAGTTTGACGGGGTCCTCTTGGACCTCATCATCGACTATCTGACCTATGTGTTCATTCCGGCTTTTGCCCTCTTCAAATCGGGGTTGATGGCAGGCTGGACCGGATGGTTTGCAATCATCGTCATCACCTTCGCCAGCGCTTTGTACTTCGCCGATACACGCATGAAAACAAAGGACAATTCCTTCTCGGGCTTCCCGGGATGTTGGAACATGCTGGTTATAGTGATCTTTGCCATCGAGCCGAATTTCTGGGTATCTCTGGCCTTGGTAAGCCTATTGGCCCTCGCGATGTTCCTGCCCCTGCGCTTTATCCACCCGGTACGCACCGAGCGCTGGCGCGTGGTGTCTCTGCCGATGGCGCTGGCATGGACGGTCTTTGCGGGCTGGGCCGCTTGGGTCGATTTCCACCCGGAAAGCTGGGCGCATTGGGGGCTGATTGTGACATCGGTCTATCTAACCCTCGTTGGCATCGTGCAGCAGATCATCCCCGAGCGCGGCTAG